From the genome of Thermococcus sp. MV5:
TCTCGGATCTTCATAATAATCCACCTATTACAAAAATAATACAAATAATATTTAAAGATTATGAAGAACAAAAACGTTATCGTTTTCGAGACTTAGGAACCTTGATAATTTCAATAATTTTAACTCTGACTCTATCTCCAACTTCAATGTTATAAATCTCTCTAAACTCTTGCGGAATCGTTATCCTTCCTCCACCAATTACTTTCGCTTCAAACTCAAAATCAACCTTCCTTTTATCAACCATTCTCACCACCTTATTTAATCGCTTTCAATGTATTATATGACCTTAATGTATTTAAGTTTTTTTAATGTTTTTTGTGATCACAAAAATTGTTTAGATATTCAGAAAAGAATATGCTATTCTAATTATATTATAATTTGCATATAATAAAATTAAATAAATACATATATATATATAATTCTTTTTTGTGATCACAAAATTATTTTTTCTTTTGAGGTACTCTTTTCACAAAAGACTAACTGATTTTTGTAGTCACAAAATTTTGATTTTATAACATTTTTAGTTCATTATTGCACTATTTCAGTTTTTCATGATTTTTGTGCTTAAAACAACATCATGTTTTTTGCACATGCAAAATTAATTAACCATTTAGAGAAAAGAGTATCACGTATTAATAATCATAATAATGCACATAATAGAATTAAATAAATACATATTTATATAATTCTTTTTGTATGTGCAAAATTATTTTTTGTTCAGGATACTCTTTTCACAGAAAGAGTTCTGAATTTTGCACGTGCAAAATTTTGGTTTTATAACTTTTTTAGTTCAATTCATGATATTTTAATGATCTTTATCATACAATAATGCTTAAATATATTATATGTATTATATTTTCATACTTTAATCAGTATTCTGATAATAATTTTGTGGATACATTAATGAATTTAATGAACACAAAATCTTTAAATACTATAAATACATTAATGTATTATAGTGAAATCAGTATGGTATCAAATCATGGCCTGATTCAATGATGGCCAAGGAGAGAAGAGGTGGCTCAAATGAAAGATGAAGTCAAAGTGGTGTTTGGCGAAACTTGGAGTGGTTTTGAGTTTGCTAAAGTCAAAAAATACAAAAGAAAGACAGGATACAGAGTAGATTTGGTTAGAAGGACATGGAGAGGCCGTTATATAACTTTGGACTCAAAGCAATTTGAAACGCTTGAAAAAGTCGTAGATTTTCTTGGAAAAATAATCTCAAGGAATGAAGTAATACGACAACTTGAAGAGCAAGGCTGGATTGAAGTCAAAGAGCTTTCAGAGGAAGAAGAAAACGCTATTCTTGAAGAGGTGAGTGAACAATGAGTTTGTTAATAATACAAAAGCACAAGGACGTATTACACATCGTCAATTCAGAGAAAATAGACCATGTCACAGTAAGGAAAGAAGAAAAACGTTACTTTGCTGAGATTTATACTGAAGATTCAGTATTTCATGCAATATTGAAGAATGTTGCGCAAGTTGAAGCTTTGATCACAGTTCTCATGATTTCTGAACCTAATTCAAAAACAGCTTATATTATCAAAGATGGCAAGGTGGAGTTATTCAAAGGTGTTCTCGAGGACTTTAGGAAAGAGGAGGAAGAGCAATTTAATTTAGAATTATATAACGGTGATGATCCATGGTAACTACTACTTTAACTCTTTATTATGATGTAGCGAATTTACAGCAGTTCAGGAGTGGTTTAGTGAAAATTGAGCAATTAAGACTTATTGTTCCTAATTTGCAGGTTGCAAACATAGAATTAATTGAAAGCAAGATCAAAGTGACTCTTTGTTTTGATAAGAAGTATCGTGATTTTGTAGTGACAACTTTTGGCGTTGAAGGTGAGTGAACATGATTTATTGCATAATATACTCTCCAAACAAAGATGAAGTTGAAAATCTTGAAGGAGAATTTCTTGAATGGAATGTTCCAGCTAAAGACTTAGAAGAAGTTAAGGATTTAGCAAAAAGGCGTTTAGTTCAATACGGCTTTAATTACTGCACTATTTTTACATTTAACAGCGATGGAGTAGTTATTCTTGCAGTTGAAAGTATTGAAGACGTGATTTTTGAATCAGTAGGAAGGTGGTTCATGTGAAACAAGCAACTTTGTTGAGGTTTCTTCCAAGCAAAGTTGCTTTTTCGTGGAAGTATTTTCGGTTTAAGGCTCAAAAAATGAGAAAGAAGATGAAGAAGTCAAGGAGGAGGTAAAATGAAGGTTTATGTTGATTGGCGTGAATTTGAAATTGACATTGAGAAAATTGAGAGCATTAGCTTTTATTATGATAGTAAAAGGCATAAGTGGAAGGTTCATTTAAATCAATGGTCTGAGAGTAAGGAATTTGAGATTTCAGAAAAGAAAGGTAAGGCAATAATTGATTTTCTTAAGTGGTTAAGTGAGGAATCTAAGAAACTTTCGATTCCAGGGAGTGAAGAAACTTTCGAGAGTACCATAACGAAAGAATCTTCGAGTGTAGGACCTGGACTCGAAGAAATTTTAGCTCTGGACCATAGCGAAGATTCTTTCGATTTCCAGGGTGATTAGAATGAAGACAATGAAAGGGGGGTTAAATATGATGAAAAAACCTCAGCTCCCAATTAGGAAAAAGGAGCGTGGAAATCGTAAAGATATGCTCAATTTCAGAATGCTTAAAGCCTTTGATTTTTTTGAAAATATTTTGCTTGATTCAAAAACAAGAATTGAGTTTTCAACGATCATGAAAAAAGCTCAAAGGGAAGTGGATTATTATCGTATTGGCTTATTTGATGTTGATTCAGTGATTTATGATTATGCGGAAAGGAGGCTGAAAGCTCTTTTTGAATTGAAGACTAAAGAGCAGGTGAATTACATGAATGGTCATTTTACTTTTATGGAGTCACAATACATTGTTACAAAAGCATTAGCTGAAAAACTCAAAGTTCCGTATTATTGGCTAATCAGAAATAGAGAAGCGGAATTGTGGTATTTGGCAGATATAACGAAAGTGAAAGTGCAAATTCTACAACTTGAAGGTAAGAAGGACAATTTAGCTAGATTTGACAAAGACAAATTCTCGATGTTGAATGATGAAGGTTTGAAAGAATGGATTATCAAGCATATTTTGTAAGGTGGTGACAATGATGGTGGTCAAAGAAATTGATGACATTAACTTTTTACCTCGAAAAAGGAAGCCTGGACGACCACCAAAATGGAAACAAGGAACAATAACTAAACATTATAGAATACCTTTTGACTTGGAAGCTAAGCTTAAACAATTAGTCAAAGAAGGTAAGTTTGAGAGTGAGACTGAGGCGATTTACCACTATGTTATGTTTGCTGATAAGTTAGAAGAGCTTTCTGATAAGATTAAGAAGCTTGAAACTCGAGTTGAGATTTTAGAAGCTGAAAATAAAGCGTTAAGACAAAAAATAACGCTTCTCGAGAATGAGAAAGAAGAGTTAAAGAAAGAAAATCATGAGTTACTGAAAGAGCTGGAAACATTAGCTGAGGAAAATATGAGATTAAAGAGTGGTATTCAAGGGGAAGTTCAAAAGGTTGAGGAAGTTGATGTTTTTGGATTAATCAAGGAATACCTTGAGATCAAGGAGAAGAAGAGAAAGGTTACTACAGAGGGAGAACTTTTAGAGCTTGATAAAAGACAAAAGAAGGTACAAGAATCAATTAATGCTTTTCTTGAAGAAAAGAGTATTGACAAGCTTTTGTTTTGGAGAACTCTTAACTTGAAGGGGATTGATGAAGTTAGGAAAATGTTGAGAGGTGAGTGAGAGATGGTTGAGGTTATTGTTAGAGAGAAGGTTAAGGAGGAGAAGGACGGAACGGAAGTTTGGAGAAATAAGAAGATATTAAGTGAGTATTTCAGTTTAAGTGACAATATACAAGTAGGCTATAACAATTTTGGACATTTGATAGTGAGACTTTGGCATAACGAGGAGAAGAGTAAGGATATTGTGATTGTTTTTGATAAGGCCGAAACATATGAGCTTTCGCAATTTGTGAGATATGAGTTAAGGTGAGTGAGGATGGTGAGACTGGTTGGTATTGGTTCGAGAGTGAGTGAGGAAGTATATGAAAGGATTTGTGGGGAAGCTAAGGCAAAGAACACAACAAGAAGTGAAATAATTAGACATCATTTAACAAAGTATTATGAGTTGATAGAGAAAGTTGAATGGTTAGAGAGAATGTATAATGCATGTATGCAGGATCGTAAGGAGCTTATGGAGGAAAATGAGAGACTAAAAACTAAAGTCAAAACGCTTGAAAGACTTCTTGAACTACAAAGAGAGATTGAAAAACAAAAAGAGAAAGAGCGCAAGAATAGACTTTGGCGCTG
Proteins encoded in this window:
- a CDS encoding AbrB/MazE/SpoVT family DNA-binding domain-containing protein; amino-acid sequence: MVDKRKVDFEFEAKVIGGGRITIPQEFREIYNIEVGDRVRVKIIEIIKVPKSRKR
- a CDS encoding response regulator transcription factor — encoded protein: MKDEVKVVFGETWSGFEFAKVKKYKRKTGYRVDLVRRTWRGRYITLDSKQFETLEKVVDFLGKIISRNEVIRQLEEQGWIEVKELSEEEENAILEEVSEQ